The Pseudochaenichthys georgianus chromosome 8, fPseGeo1.2, whole genome shotgun sequence genome has a segment encoding these proteins:
- the eps8l1a gene encoding epidermal growth factor receptor kinase substrate 8-like protein 1a, with product MSKSPPPVAPRNHSGVRVMMVPGDQLPAVLPVYSDFGKVNGASGESNYTSLLNAERELEIMNHCFDDVERFMTRLQQTAEAQSVLNQRGKRSRKSKKNKDGQDDDLLTLKALPPSEEEFVDIFQKIKYSLGLLDRLKSSITQPNAPELLHPIFLPLGLMVKTTGGPALGASVVSPAMTSGAVSLIQDHLTEEEKEMWTSLGPNWTSPCSHLSVSVPPYSPVFLDGWQPQAHDATGQLFEDPIESQHKQDAFSESRRGHSLLERARQTAEGRGEDSYDGEENGLPPEGERHFCCSYDFVARNSSELSVLQGETLEVIESSKRWWKCRNRFDQIGFVPFNILEPLSALNRKGRASPVLRSESKKTALAPRTKYFSYAAPSPSGTSPTPTSPMRPHSMVLPSTTMQGEDHDRVMIMNDELMQRLAEKRGPTRQLTLPRSADSSTPLNYHSPAAEVEAWLIAKGFNQQTVQSLGILNGAQLFSLNKEELRTVSSEEGVRVYSQIMVQKSLLEDVRKSTELETAMEKQKMRINL from the exons ATGTCTAAATCACCGCCTCCGGTGGCCCCTCGGAACCACTCAGGGGTCCGAGTGATGATGGTCCCCGGAGATCAGCTTCCTGCTGTCCTGCCCGTCTATAGTGATTTTGGCAAAG TGAATGGTGCCAGTGGGGAGTCCAATTATACATCTCTATTGAATGCAGAGAGGGAATTG GAGATTATGAACCACTGCTTTGACGATGTGGAGCGGTTCATGACTCGCCTGCAGCAGACCGCTGAGGCCCAGAGTGTTCTCAACCAGAGGGGGAAGAGGAGCAGAAAGAGCAAGAAGAACAAGGACGGCCAAGATG ATGATTTGTTGACCCTGAAAGCTTTGCCTCCATCAGAGGAAGAGTTTGTGGACATCTTTCAGAAAATCAAGTACTCCCTTGGTCTGCTG GACCGTCTCAAGTCATCCATCACACAGCCTAACGCTCCAGAGCTGCTACATCCCATCTTTTTGCCTCTCGGACTG ATGGTAAAAACCACTGGAGGGCCGGCGTTAGGAGCATCTGTGGTCAGTCCTGCTATGACCAGCGGGGCTGTTTCACTGATCCAGGATCATCTGACTGAAGAGGAAAAGGAGATGTGGACTTCATTAGGACCCAACTGGACTTCCCCCTG TTCACACCTCAGCGTGTCTGTTCCTCCGTACTCACCTGTGTTCCTGGATGGGTGGCAGCCTCAGGCCCATGACGCGACCGGCCAGTTATTCGAGGATCCCATCGAGTCGCAGCACAAGCAAGATGCTTTCAGTGAAAGTAGGAGGGGGCACAGTCTGCTGGAGAGAGCTCGGCAGACAGCGGAGGGCCGGGGCGAAGACAGTTATGACGG AGAAGAGAATGGGCTCCCACCAGAGGGGGAGAGGCATTTCTGCTGCAGCTATGACTTTGTGGCTCGAAACAGCAGTGAGCTCTCTGTGCTGCAAGGAGAAACACTAGAG GTCATCGAGTCATCGAAGAGGTGGTGGAAGTGTCGGAATCGCTTTGACCAGATCGGATTTGTCCCCTTTAACATCCTGGAGCCCCTGTCTGCTCTGAACCGTAAAGGCAGAGCCAGCCCGGTGTTGCGCTCAGAGTCAAAG AAGACAGCCCTTGCCCCTCGGACAAAGTACTTCTCATATGCTGCACCGAGCCCATCTGGGACAAGTCCTACCCCTACAAGCCCAATGAGACCCCATAGCATGGTTTTACCCTCTACAACAATGCAGGGAGAAGACCATGACCGAG TGATGATAATGAATGACGAGCTCATGCAGAGGTTAGCTGAGAAGCGAGGCCCCACCCGTCAGCTGACGCTCCCCCGCTCAGCGGACTCCTCTACCCCCCTGAACTATCACTCACCTGCCGCAGAGGTGGAGGCCTGGCTCATCGCCAAGGGCTTCAATCAGCA GACAGTTCAGAGTCTGGGCATTTTAAACGGAGCGCAGCTTTTCTCCCTGAATAAGGAGGAGCTGCGCACCGTGTCATCAGAGGAAGGAGTGAGAGTCTACAGCCAGATCATGGTGCAGAAGTCCCTCCTCGAG GATGTGCGCAAATCCACAGAACTAGAGACGGCGATGGAGAAGCAGAAGATGAGGATTAACCTGTAA
- the nme4 gene encoding nucleoside diphosphate kinase, mitochondrial: MLQRCIFKRLQQRCCFGNQDATKSLLSSGFASALLGGHRAAGSKSGVPDVKERTLIAVKPDGVQRRLVGQIIQRFEQRGFKLVGLKMLQVSDDLLSQHYCELRTKPFYPRLQEYMTSGPVVVMVWEGHKVIQASRAMVGHTNPLEAQAGTIRGDFSFHISRNVVHASDSLDGAQREIQLWFQKKELLNWDCFDQTLTCEV, translated from the exons ATGTTGCAGCGCTGCATTTTTAAGAGACTTCAACAACGGTGTTGTTTCGGGAATCAAGATGCCACTAAAAGTCTGCTGTCCTCTGGGTTCGCCTCTGCGCTGCTTGGGGGACACAGAGCTGCTGGGAGCAAATCGG GTGTTCCAGATGTGAAGGAGCGGACTCTTATAGCTGTGAAGCCAGATGGGGTTCAGCGCCGTCTTGTTGGACAGATAATTCAGCGGTTTGAGCAGCGGGGCTTCAAGCTGGTTGGCCTGAAAATGTTGCAG GTATCTGATGATCTGCTGTCTCAGCACTACTGTGAACTGAGGACTAAGCCTTTCTACCCCAGGCTGCAGGAATACATGACCTCCGGACCTGTTGTTGTCATG gtATGGGAAGGGCACAAAGTGATCCAGGCATCGCGTGCAATGGTGGGTCATACTAACCCATTGGAGGCCCAGGCGGGCACTATCAGAGGAGATTTCAGCTTCCATATCAGCAG GAACGTGGTTCATGCCAGTGATTCTCTTGATGGGGCACAGAGGGAGATCCAGCTGTGGTTTCAGAAAAAGGAGCTTCTGAACTGGGATTGCTTTGACCAGACCCTGACCTGTGAGGTGTAA